Proteins from a single region of Deinococcus yavapaiensis KR-236:
- a CDS encoding histidinol-phosphatase, whose translation MNFEDYHTHHRRCGHASGSLRDVVEAALEQNLHAIGLSDHAPMLFLPGDHPQPGTAMAKSEFGAYVREMHDLKSEYAERVVVNVGVEADYVPGSVDDYRALLAGGDFDYVIGSVHFIDGWHLFQEQRPDGVTREDLWDRALVLTREAAETGLFSILGHLDVLKTKGHLPDRVDTPRLHETLDAVADLGVAMELNTSGWRKSANECFPSLAILKLAAKRGIPVVLGSDAHRPEDVAADFPRAAALLREAGYGELASFSRGERATRPL comes from the coding sequence GTGAACTTCGAGGACTACCACACCCATCACCGTCGTTGCGGTCACGCGAGCGGCTCTTTGAGAGACGTCGTGGAGGCCGCGCTCGAACAGAATCTTCACGCGATCGGCCTCAGCGACCACGCGCCGATGCTCTTCTTGCCGGGCGACCATCCGCAGCCCGGCACGGCCATGGCCAAGTCGGAGTTCGGCGCGTACGTACGTGAAATGCACGACCTGAAGAGCGAGTACGCCGAGCGGGTCGTCGTGAACGTCGGGGTCGAGGCCGACTACGTGCCCGGGTCCGTGGACGACTACCGCGCGTTGCTCGCGGGCGGCGACTTCGACTACGTGATCGGCAGCGTTCACTTCATCGACGGCTGGCACCTCTTTCAAGAACAGCGTCCCGACGGCGTGACGCGCGAGGACTTGTGGGACCGCGCCCTCGTCTTGACGCGTGAAGCGGCCGAGACGGGCCTCTTTTCCATTCTCGGGCACCTCGACGTGCTTAAGACCAAAGGGCACCTGCCCGATCGCGTCGACACCCCGAGGCTGCACGAGACGCTCGACGCCGTCGCCGACCTCGGCGTCGCCATGGAGCTCAACACCAGCGGGTGGCGCAAAAGCGCGAACGAGTGCTTTCCAAGCCTGGCCATCCTGAAGCTCGCGGCGAAGCGCGGTATTCCCGTCGTGCTCGGCAGCGACGCGCACCGCCCCGAGGACGTCGCGGCGGACTTTCCACGGGCCGCCGCCTTGCTGCGCGAAGCGGGCTACGGTGAGCTCGCGTCCTTCTCGCGCGGCGAGCGCGCAACTCGGCCCTTGTAA
- the dnaE gene encoding DNA polymerase III subunit alpha: MSSPAPDHLVHLPDGSCCAPKKFAHLHQHTQYSLLDGAAKLKDLLKWVKEVTPDDPACAITDHGNMHGAVHFYNYAVSMGVKPILGYEAYVVPGFGTRRDRKAGDKSEKGIFHLTLLARDFDGYQNLCRLSSRGYTEGYYYKPRIDHELLTEHSKGVVAFSGCLGSEVQQLLMQGREDEAKQRLLWYRDLFGENYFIEIQDHGLPEQKKNNPILRAWAQELGIGLVATNDGHYVKKTDATAHETLLAIQTKATLADENRFKFPCDEFYVKSLDEMQSALPVSDWGEEPFDNTARIAAMCNVDLPVGKKRVYQMPALPIPEGRTMAEELRVQTYRGAVKRYPAHLTESFVRFYTAKSWEAVRDTQTLRAYCEAIFTPKIDGDKFTREKFDAIDFLGMAAHLHGRLATFDSDTADLETLYTALAFMGSIWEALGKACGEKYTKYPALERIEQDEAFVLPGMDEEAYKHAVVLMRRAEYELSVINNMGFPDYFLIVADYINWAKDQGISVGPGRGSGAGSLVAYAIRITNLDPLEYELLFERFLNPDRISMPDFDIDFSDARREEVIQYVRRKYGDDKVAQIATFGTMASKACLKDVARVMGVEYAKVDKVSKLIPIKFGKSYSLEQARESVPDIQQMLEADKELAEAYDFAQKLEGLTRHASVHAAGVVIGRTQLTDLVPLMRDTSGEGIVCQFDMKAVEDIGLIKMDFLGLRTLSFLEEAHRILKESKGLDVNFDEIPLDDERTYELLSRGDTKGVFQLEGAGIADASRRLKPRRLADIIALSALYRPGPMENIPTYVRRHHGVEEVDYVKDGFPNAATWLEKILAETYGIPVYQEQIMQIASEVAGYSLGGADLLRRAMGKKDAAEMQRQRELFTKGSVDNGVPKDEASRLFDLLEAFANYGFNKSHSAAYGVITYQTAWLKANHPVEFMAALLTVERRDSDKVSEYVSDARKMGVTVLPPDINQSGADFRVQGEEIYFGLYAIKGLGENAVLRILDERTRGGAFKSLADFCKRVDSKTCNRKGLEALVKSGAFDSFGERAQLLASLEDAVAWAQGAAQMFNSGMDSLFGAATVAPEPKLRSGVAPLSELERLSLEKESLGLYISGHPLEQHEGLREAATTRIADLESWFFAQNAKGRVRAVLAGMIEAVVKKPTKSGGMMARFNLADESATIELVAFSRAYERIHEKLVADTPALVIVELESEDGGLRAIAEEVVLIEQLADIPKVMYVDIDLDSATPEDLAEFQSVVDEHAGSLPTYFRFLAGEQYVTYQLDKGLGGAGALRVVNDMFRAWASAYLAYDNGTILARFAPQKPQWGQRGGGKPLQA; this comes from the coding sequence ATGTCTTCGCCCGCCCCCGATCATCTCGTGCACCTCCCGGACGGCAGTTGCTGCGCTCCGAAGAAGTTCGCGCACCTTCATCAGCACACGCAGTACAGCCTCCTCGACGGCGCGGCGAAGCTCAAGGACCTTTTGAAGTGGGTCAAGGAAGTCACGCCCGACGATCCCGCGTGCGCCATCACCGACCACGGCAACATGCACGGCGCCGTGCACTTCTACAACTACGCGGTGTCCATGGGCGTCAAACCCATCCTCGGCTACGAGGCGTACGTCGTGCCGGGCTTCGGAACGCGCCGCGACCGCAAGGCGGGAGACAAGAGCGAGAAGGGCATCTTCCACCTCACGCTCCTCGCGCGCGACTTCGACGGTTACCAAAACCTTTGCCGCCTCTCCTCGCGCGGCTACACGGAAGGCTACTACTACAAGCCGCGCATCGACCACGAACTGCTCACCGAGCATTCGAAAGGAGTCGTCGCTTTCAGCGGTTGCCTCGGCTCGGAAGTCCAGCAGCTCTTGATGCAAGGCCGCGAGGACGAAGCCAAGCAGCGCCTGCTGTGGTACCGCGACCTCTTCGGCGAGAACTACTTCATCGAGATCCAAGACCACGGCCTGCCCGAGCAGAAGAAGAACAACCCGATTCTGAGGGCGTGGGCGCAGGAGCTCGGCATCGGCTTGGTCGCCACGAACGACGGGCACTACGTCAAGAAGACCGACGCGACCGCCCACGAGACGTTGCTCGCCATCCAGACGAAAGCGACCCTCGCCGACGAGAACCGCTTCAAGTTCCCCTGCGACGAGTTCTACGTCAAGAGCCTCGACGAGATGCAATCCGCCTTGCCCGTGAGCGACTGGGGCGAGGAACCGTTCGACAACACCGCCCGCATCGCCGCCATGTGCAACGTCGACTTGCCCGTCGGCAAGAAGCGCGTGTACCAGATGCCCGCCTTGCCCATTCCCGAGGGCCGCACGATGGCCGAGGAGCTGCGCGTGCAAACGTACCGAGGCGCCGTGAAGCGCTACCCCGCGCACCTCACGGAAAGCTTCGTGCGCTTCTACACGGCCAAGTCCTGGGAAGCCGTCCGCGACACACAGACTTTGAGGGCGTACTGCGAAGCGATCTTCACTCCGAAGATCGACGGCGACAAGTTCACCCGCGAGAAGTTCGACGCGATCGACTTTCTCGGCATGGCGGCCCACCTTCACGGGCGTCTGGCGACGTTCGACTCCGACACCGCCGATCTCGAGACCCTGTACACGGCGCTCGCCTTCATGGGCAGCATCTGGGAAGCGCTTGGCAAGGCGTGCGGCGAGAAGTACACGAAGTACCCCGCCTTGGAGCGAATCGAGCAAGACGAGGCGTTCGTCTTGCCTGGCATGGATGAAGAGGCGTACAAGCACGCCGTCGTCCTCATGCGCCGCGCCGAGTACGAGCTGAGCGTCATCAACAACATGGGCTTTCCCGACTACTTCCTAATCGTCGCCGATTACATCAACTGGGCAAAGGATCAAGGAATTTCCGTAGGCCCGGGCCGCGGATCGGGCGCGGGATCGCTCGTCGCCTACGCGATTCGCATCACCAACCTCGACCCGTTGGAGTACGAGCTGCTCTTCGAGCGCTTCCTCAATCCCGACCGTATTTCGATGCCCGACTTCGACATCGACTTCAGCGACGCGCGGCGCGAAGAAGTCATTCAGTACGTGCGGCGCAAGTACGGCGACGACAAGGTCGCGCAGATCGCGACCTTCGGGACGATGGCGTCCAAGGCGTGCCTCAAGGACGTGGCGCGCGTGATGGGCGTCGAGTACGCCAAGGTGGACAAGGTCAGCAAGCTCATTCCGATCAAGTTCGGCAAGAGTTACAGTCTCGAGCAGGCGCGCGAAAGCGTTCCGGACATCCAGCAGATGCTGGAAGCCGACAAGGAGCTCGCCGAGGCGTACGACTTCGCGCAGAAGCTCGAAGGCCTCACGCGCCACGCGTCCGTGCACGCGGCGGGCGTCGTGATCGGGCGAACGCAGCTCACGGACCTCGTGCCCCTCATGCGCGACACGTCGGGCGAAGGCATCGTCTGTCAATTCGACATGAAGGCCGTCGAGGACATCGGCCTCATCAAGATGGACTTCCTGGGCCTGCGCACCTTGTCGTTTTTGGAAGAAGCGCACCGCATCCTCAAGGAGTCCAAGGGCTTGGACGTGAACTTCGACGAGATTCCTCTCGACGACGAGCGCACGTACGAGCTCTTGTCGCGCGGCGACACGAAAGGCGTCTTCCAGCTCGAAGGCGCGGGCATCGCGGACGCGTCGAGGCGCCTCAAGCCGCGTCGACTCGCCGACATCATCGCCCTTTCGGCCCTCTACCGCCCGGGACCGATGGAGAACATTCCGACGTACGTGCGTCGTCACCACGGTGTCGAGGAAGTCGACTACGTCAAGGACGGCTTTCCGAACGCCGCGACATGGCTCGAAAAGATTCTCGCCGAGACGTACGGCATTCCCGTCTATCAAGAGCAGATCATGCAGATCGCGTCCGAGGTGGCGGGTTACAGCTTGGGCGGCGCGGACTTGCTGCGCCGCGCGATGGGCAAGAAGGACGCGGCGGAGATGCAGCGTCAACGCGAGCTGTTCACCAAGGGCTCGGTCGACAACGGCGTGCCGAAAGACGAAGCGAGCCGACTTTTCGATTTGCTCGAAGCGTTCGCCAACTACGGCTTCAACAAGTCGCACAGCGCCGCGTACGGCGTGATCACCTACCAAACGGCTTGGCTGAAGGCGAATCATCCCGTCGAGTTCATGGCCGCCTTGCTGACCGTGGAGCGCCGTGATTCGGACAAGGTGTCCGAGTACGTGAGCGACGCGCGGAAGATGGGCGTGACGGTGTTGCCGCCCGACATCAATCAGTCGGGCGCGGACTTCCGCGTGCAAGGCGAGGAGATCTACTTCGGCTTGTACGCCATCAAGGGGCTCGGCGAGAACGCCGTCTTGCGAATTCTCGACGAGCGGACGCGCGGCGGAGCGTTCAAGTCTCTGGCGGACTTTTGCAAGCGCGTCGATTCGAAGACGTGCAACCGCAAGGGTCTCGAAGCGCTCGTCAAGAGCGGCGCCTTCGACTCGTTCGGCGAGCGCGCCCAGTTGCTGGCCAGCCTCGAGGACGCGGTGGCGTGGGCGCAAGGCGCGGCGCAGATGTTCAACTCGGGCATGGACTCGCTGTTCGGAGCGGCGACCGTGGCGCCCGAGCCGAAGTTGCGCTCGGGCGTGGCGCCGCTCAGCGAGTTGGAGCGGCTTTCGCTCGAGAAGGAGTCGTTGGGACTGTACATCTCGGGACACCCGCTCGAGCAGCACGAGGGGCTTCGCGAGGCGGCCACGACGCGCATCGCTGACCTCGAGTCGTGGTTCTTCGCGCAAAACGCGAAGGGACGCGTGCGGGCGGTGTTGGCGGGCATGATCGAGGCGGTGGTGAAGAAGCCCACGAAGTCGGGGGGAATGATGGCGCGCTTCAACCTCGCCGACGAGTCGGCGACGATCGAGCTCGTGGCGTTCAGCCGTGCGTACGAACGCATTCACGAGAAGCTCGTGGCGGACACGCCCGCGCTCGTGATCGTGGAGCTCGAAAGCGAGGACGGCGGCTTGCGGGCGATCGCCGAGGAAGTCGTGCTGATCGAGCAGTTGGCGGACATTCCCAAGGTGATGTACGTCGACATCGACTTGGATTCCGCGACGCCCGAGGACCTCGCGGAGTTCCAAAGCGTGGTGGACGAACACGCGGGCAGCCTGCCGACGTACTTCCGCTTCCTGGCGGGCGAGCAGTACGTGACGTATCAGCTCGACAAGGGCCTCGGAGGGGCGGGGGCCTTGAGGGTCGTGAACGACATGTTCCGGGCGTGGGCGTCGGCGTACCTCGCGTACGACAACGGCACGATTCTGGCACGCTTCGCGCCGCAAAAGCCGCAGTGGGGACAGCGTGGAGGTGGCAAGCCGCTGCAGGCGTGA
- a CDS encoding ferredoxin — translation MPHVITNPCIGVKDQACTEVCPVECIYDGGDQYLIHPDECIDCGACVPACPVSAIFPEEDVPSNETPFIAKNKEFFGL, via the coding sequence ATGCCGCATGTCATTACGAACCCGTGCATTGGAGTCAAAGATCAAGCTTGCACCGAAGTGTGCCCCGTGGAGTGCATCTACGACGGCGGAGATCAGTACCTCATCCATCCCGACGAGTGCATCGATTGCGGCGCGTGCGTGCCCGCCTGCCCCGTCTCGGCGATCTTCCCCGAAGAGGACGTTCCGTCCAACGAGACGCCCTTCATCGCCAAGAACAAAGAGTTCTTCGGCCTCTGA
- the murA gene encoding UDP-N-acetylglucosamine 1-carboxyvinyltransferase codes for MSQHTSVTIYGGTPLQGEWSVQPSKNAALPIIVASLLTPEPVTLHGVPQLSDVYTLLRIMSGLGTRFAWTGPHSLTMHTPTLTSIETPHELVAKLRASITLLGALLSRSREAKVGLPGGCTFSLRPVDQHLKSLRAIGADVREEGGVFLASRPKTLTGSYLFEMPTVGGTQNAILAAVLGEGEVTLENASADTDVVDMVNFLNSLGADITGAGTPTIIVRGVSALRGGEYRVIPDRLDAGTWMIAATATRGHVTLSGVRAKHLRAVSAKLREIGADVIEHDETTLTVDARQRLLRPVSVTATEYPGFPTDLQPIMGALLATVPGTSVLTDRIYARTTHVAELIRMGANIEVPGQTMIVQGGKLHGAHVTAADIRSGAALVVAGLAAEGETIIEGVAYLQRGYEDLLPKMRRLGARVDFTNVALPAAMD; via the coding sequence ATGAGTCAACATACGTCTGTCACGATTTACGGCGGCACACCCTTGCAAGGCGAGTGGTCGGTGCAGCCGAGCAAAAATGCGGCCCTTCCGATCATCGTCGCGAGCCTTCTCACGCCCGAACCCGTGACGCTGCACGGAGTGCCGCAGCTCAGCGACGTCTACACCTTGCTGCGCATCATGAGCGGCCTCGGCACGCGGTTCGCGTGGACCGGGCCGCACAGCTTGACGATGCACACCCCGACGTTGACGTCGATCGAGACGCCGCACGAGCTCGTCGCGAAACTGCGCGCGTCCATCACGCTGCTCGGCGCGCTGCTGTCCCGGTCACGCGAAGCCAAGGTGGGATTGCCAGGCGGTTGCACCTTCAGCCTTCGCCCCGTGGATCAGCACTTGAAGTCCTTGCGGGCAATCGGCGCGGACGTTCGCGAGGAAGGCGGCGTCTTCCTCGCGTCGCGGCCCAAGACGCTCACGGGCAGCTACCTCTTCGAGATGCCGACCGTGGGCGGCACGCAAAACGCGATTCTCGCGGCCGTGCTCGGCGAGGGCGAGGTGACGTTGGAAAACGCCAGTGCCGACACCGACGTCGTCGACATGGTGAACTTCCTGAACTCGCTCGGCGCGGACATCACCGGCGCGGGCACCCCGACGATCATCGTGCGCGGCGTCTCGGCGTTGCGCGGCGGCGAGTACCGCGTCATTCCGGACCGACTCGACGCGGGCACGTGGATGATCGCGGCGACGGCGACACGCGGCCACGTCACCTTGAGCGGCGTGCGCGCCAAGCACCTGCGGGCCGTGAGCGCCAAGCTTCGCGAAATCGGTGCGGACGTCATCGAGCACGACGAGACGACGCTCACGGTGGACGCTCGCCAACGCCTTTTGAGGCCTGTAAGCGTCACCGCCACCGAGTACCCGGGCTTCCCCACGGACTTGCAGCCCATCATGGGCGCCCTTCTGGCGACCGTGCCGGGCACGAGCGTCCTGACGGACCGCATCTACGCGCGCACCACGCACGTCGCCGAGTTGATTCGCATGGGCGCGAACATCGAGGTGCCGGGACAGACGATGATCGTGCAAGGCGGCAAGCTGCACGGCGCGCACGTCACGGCCGCCGACATCCGCTCGGGCGCCGCGCTGGTGGTGGCGGGCCTCGCCGCCGAAGGCGAGACCATCATCGAGGGCGTGGCGTACTTGCAACGCGGCTACGAGGACCTCTTGCCGAAGATGCGCCGCCTGGGCGCACGCGTGGACTTCACGAACGTCGCCCTGCCCGCCGCTATGGATTGA